Proteins co-encoded in one Callospermophilus lateralis isolate mCalLat2 chromosome 2, mCalLat2.hap1, whole genome shotgun sequence genomic window:
- the Ppp1r26 gene encoding protein phosphatase 1 regulatory subunit 26, with the protein MFLMNAPPVVALQSKWEAFGPPGSFRFPRCFSESEEAVARASVSARVQMVISTLQRGEAALGTHDERATQRSQRAEGCREGRLAANPALRSAPPAFAACGLAAHRHPPAEEGAASLGPLALDSDSDDSVDRDIEEAIQEYLKAKSGAAQPMPRGAQPGGAAGGGSRGKPEPPHGGTPPALCPPKLAPVSGSVPGSPGEAGGDQGSASPVSVSSEDSFEQSIRAEIEQFLNEKKQHGNQKCDGSVDKSTDPSESPARSTLKPTQEAPVRAPPRHSLMGACKEFVFRRPPRSAKGSTAPGSLRLKVATEPENPGSTRPAAPKPQAAQSRGGGKRNCGAGRRGSRGRSVAPQHEASDSSSDDGIEEAIQLYQLEKTRKEASGDPPLGAQLSQEKGPDVPASSPGSSLRSAFPETPRRTPSRRKPAVPRATDPSPGGLDSDHLSKPSRDARAAVPPAGTATSSGPWERASGRADTSAELMCAEAILDISKTILPAPMEGGSGPMSVGPPFCSPNVPSRSDGDSSSVDSDDSIEQEIRTFLALKAQSGSLLARAENCPQPTPGPLSPPGPSSQTSVPKSPLSKPPDLPLSCRRKRRGGASAVRMSTPKKPREVKDSAQDGDCSQGQAQPGHSGQDPPSQGNAGEAPGKECQARSQPVPSRPFLLSDACVSQGLGVQGKAGEGRSVGERESSEDKSSSLDSDEDLDTAIKDLLRSKRKLKKRCRDPRAACRKKVRFSTPETRLVHTLGGLPRAWKDRGPRVLRSCLSTSRRDSRACLGRRPPGAFSGPAEGRKLGGKDATPALQSRRRPPEGTPFSKETPRDHACSAPSSLSEDSSVDSDDSIELEIRKFLAEKAKESVSSSPVQGGGPARPEEPCRKELAPSLQPGMCTRSQRARGGPPLAEGLRGTEKAGGTPSLFIACGKGAARTEHTSHHPAAAGRCEPTLPRSASGNPSAKGCPASRRNIYVHKDQSPPRAEPAATESAFGQLPSCATGGAETGSSGGPFHVNYGSQSLLSPSPGPQAELALPWSDLAHHSRLPSPWSLNSEGRSSAWTGGLGGEKEKGTQGQARVPHSLTLDPRKNLSFPGFSPLLSTQLFHFGKSVPWGGQQAGLFSPHLGLPLQGPSFSAFRETQAGHSPVFGGPHLLVKDSGHWPSRKARAGLGLQDKRNLGSEEGILDLRYGHRVVDRDDQDQEMLGSDASECSDSSLEDRGSVVKGRVLKL; encoded by the coding sequence ATGTTCCTCATGAACGCCCCTCCAGTGgtcgctctccagtccaaatgggAGGCCTTCGGCCCGCCGGGGAGCTTTAGGTTTCCCCGGTGCTTCTCAGAGTCGGAAGAGGCTGTCGCCAGAGCTTCGGTGAGTGCCAGGGTGCAGATGGTCATCAGCACGCTGCAGCGCGGTGAGGCCGCCCTGGGCACGCACGATGAGCGTGCCACGCAGAGAAGCCAGCGGGCGGAGGGGTGCCGGGAGGGCAGGCTGGCTGCCAACCCTGCCCTGCGCAGCGCGCCGCCTGCCTTTGCTGCCTGTGGCCTGGCTGCCCATCGCCACCCCCCAGCCGAGGAGGGAGCTGCCAGCCTTGGCCCGCTGGCGCTGGATTCCGACAGTGACGACTCTGTGGACCGGGACATTGAGGAGGCCATCCAGGAGTACCTGAAGGCCAAGAGTGGTGCTGCACAGCCCATGCCCAGGGGGGCCCAGCCTGGTGGGGCCGCAGGTGGGGGCAGCAGAGGCAAACCAGAGCCTCCACACGGTGGCACCCCGCCCGCCCTGTGTCCCCCAAAACTTGCCCCGGTGTCAGGCAGTGTTCCTGGCAGCCCTGGGGAGGCCGGCGGGGACCAGGGCTCAGCCTCCCCCGTCAGTGTGAGCAGCGAGGACTCCTTTGAGCAGAGCATCCGGGCAGAAATAGAGCAGTTTTtgaatgagaaaaaacaacacggAAACCAAAAGTGCGACGGGTCTGTGGACAAGAGCACAGACCCCAGCGAAAGTCCAGCCCGATCCACCCTGAAACCCACCCAGGAGGCCCCCGTCAGGGCGCCGCCCCGCCACAGTCTGATGGGCGCCTGTAAGGAGTTTGTCTTCCGCAGACCTCCCAGGTCAGCAAAGGGCAGCACGGCACCTGGCAGCCTCAGGCTGAAGGTCGCCACTGAGCCCGAGAACCCGGGCAGCACAAGGCCTGCCGCCCCCAAGCCTCAGGCAGCCCAGAGCAGGGGCGGGGGCAAGAGGAACTGCGgagctggaagaaggggcagccgcgGCAGGAGTGTGGCCCCCCAGCACGAGGCCTCCGACTCCAGCAGCGACGACGGCATCGAGGAGGCCATCCAGCTGTATCAGCTGGAGAAGACCAGGAAGGAGGCCAGCGGGGACCCGCCACTGGGAGCCCAGCTCAGTCAGGAGAAAGGGCCCGACGTTCCCGCCAGCAGCCCGGGCAGCTCACTGAGAAGTGCCTTCCCCGAGACCCCCAGGAGAACTCCGAGCAGGAGGAAGCCGGCGGTCCCCAGGGCCACAGACCCCAGCCCAGGGGGCCTGGACTCCGACCACCTCTCCAAGCCATCCAGGGATGCCAGGGCTGCCGTACCTCCGGCAGGCACCGCCACCAGCAGCGGGCCTTGGGAACGGGCCTCGGGCCGTGCAGACACCTCGGCCGAGCTGATGTGCGCTGAAGCCATCCTGGACATCTCCAAGACCATCCTGCCGGCGCCTATGGAGGGTGGCAGTGGGCCCATGTCTGTAGGCCCCCCCTTCTGCTCCCCCAACGTGCCTTCCCGCTCTGATGGGGACAGCAGCTCGGTGGACAGTGACGACAGCATAGAGCAGGAGATCCGGACGTTTTTGGCTCTGAAGGCACAGTCAGGAAGTCTGCTGGCCAGAGCTGAAAACTGCCCACAGCCCACCCCAGGCCCCCTCTCCCCACCAGGCCCCAGCAGCCAGACCAGTGTCCCCAAGTCCCCTCTCTCTAAACCCCCAGACCTGCCCCTGAGCTGCAGAAGGAAACGCAGAGGTGGAGCCAGTGctgtgaggatgtccacccccaaGAAACCAAGGGAGGTGAAAGACAGTGCCCAGGATGGCGACTGCAGCCAGGGGCAGGCTCAGCCTGGCCACAGCGGGCAGGACCCCCCCAGCCAGGGGAACGCCGGCGAGGCCCCGGGCAAGGAGTGCCAGGCCAGGAGCCAGCCTGTGCCCTCCAGGCctttcctgctcagtgacgcTTGCGTGTCGCAAggccttggggttcaggggaaggCAGGAGAAGGGAGGAGTGTTGGTGAGAGAGAGAGCTCCGAGGACAAGAGCAGCTCGCTGGACAGTGACGAGGACCTCGACACGGCCATCAAGGACCTGCTGAGATCCAAGCGGAAGCTCAAGAAGAGGTGCAGGGATCCCCGGGCAGCCTGCAGGAAGAAGGTCAGGTTCAGCACCCCCGAGACACGGTTGGTGCACACGCTGGGAGGCCTCCCGAGAGCCTGGAAGGACAGAGGCCCGCGGGTGCTGAGGAGCTGCCTGTCCACGTCCAGAAGGGACAGCAGGGCGTGCCTGGGGAGACGACCGCCCGGTGCCTTCAGTGGTCCAGCAGAGGGGAGGAAGCTGGGGGGCAAGGACGCAACCCCAGCTCTCCAGTCCAGGAGGAGACCGCCCGAAGGGACTCCGTTCTCCAAGGAAACACCCCGTGACCATGCATGCTCTGCCCCCAGCTCCCTGTCTGAGGACAGTTCAGTGGACAGTGACGACAGCATCGAACTGGAGATAAGAAAGTTTTTGGCAGAAAAGGCTAAGGAGTCCGTGAGCAGTTCACCAGTTCAAGGAGGGGGCCCAGCCCGGCCAGAGGAACCCTGCAGGAAGGAGCTGGCCCCCAGTCTGCAGCCCGGCATGTGCACACGGAGCCAGAGGGCCAGGGGCGGCCCTCCACTGGCTGAAGGACTAAGGGGCACAGAGAAGGCTGGGGGCACCCCCAGCCTCTTCATCGCCTGCGGGAAGGGCGCAGCCCGCACCGAGCACACTTCCCACCACCCGGCTGCTGCAGGCAGGTGTGAGCCCACACTGCCCAGGAGTGCCAGTGGGAACCCCTCTGCCAAAGGGTGTCCTGCGAGTAGGAGGAATATCTATGTTCACAAAGACCAGAGCCCACCCCGCGCTGAGCCCGCAGCCACAGAAAGTGCTTTTGGTCAGCTACCCAGCTGTGCCACAGGAGGAGCTGAGACCGGAAGCTCCGGGGGACCCTTTCATGTCAACTATGGGAGCCAGAGCTTATTGTCCCCTAGCCCAGGACCTCAGGCCGAGCTGGCCCTCCCCTGGAGTGACCTGGCCCACCACAGCAGGCTGCCCAGCCCATGGTCACTGAATTCAGAAGGTCGGAGTTCAGCATGGACTGGGGGCCTTGGGGGTGAGAAAGAGAAGGGGACCCAGGGGCAGGCCAGGGTCCCGCACAGCCTCACCTTGGACCCCAGGAAGAACCTGTCCTTCCCAGGCTTCTCTCCCCTGCTGTCCACCCAGCTGTTCCACTTTGGGAAGAGCGTCCCCTGGGGAGGCCAGCAGGCCGGCCTCTTCAGTCCCCACCTGGGTCTACCTCTGCAGGGCCCGTCCTTCTCGGCCTTCAGAGAGACCCAGGCTGGTCACAGCCCCGTGTTTGGGGGCCCACACTTGCTCGTGAAGGACAGTGGGCACTGGCCAAGCAGGAAAGCCCGGGCAGGGCTCGGTTTGCAGGACAAGAGGAACTTGGGCTCAGAGGAAGGTATCCTGGACCTGAGGTATGGCCACAGGGTGGTGGACAGGGATGACCAGGACCAGGAGATGCTGGGCAGCGATGCCAGTGAATGCAGCGACAGCTCCCTGGAGGaccgtggctcagtggtgaagggcAGAGTCCTCAAGCTGTGA